Genomic window (Acidobacteriota bacterium):
ACATATCGCGGCGCCGAAGCGACATCGTAAACCTTGAGGGCTTTTGCGAGTCCGACGGAACCGTCCTCGATCTTCGAATCATCGACCCGCAGACAGAACTTCCAATAGGTCATCGTCGCGTTCAGCGCCGGCTTGTACGACTCGATCCCGTCGATGTCGGCGATCTTCGCATCGAGCAGCGCCGCCATTTTTTGGCGTTGCGAAACTGAATGATCCAGTTTTTTCAGTTGTTCGTACGCGACCGCGGCCTGAAGTTCGGTCATTCGGTAGTTCAACGATGCAAAATAGTGGTCCGGATTGGCGTCGCCGTAGCCCCACGCTTTGTTGATGAAAAGGTACATACGGCGCGCGAGCGCTTCATCGTCGGTGACCACGATCCCGCCTTCGCCGGTCGTCATTTGCTTGCCCTGCTGAAACGAAAACGCGCCGATCGTGCCGATCGTGCCGACGTTCTTGCCGTTGACGGTCGCGAGGAACGACTGAGCCGTGTCTTCGATGACAGGGATGCCCCGCGAATTCGCGAGTTCCATAATCGCGTCCATCTCGCACGGATTACCGAAAAGATGGGTGACAATGATCGCCTTCGTGCGGTCGCTCAAGACTCGTTCGATCGTTTCCGCGGTGACGTTCAGGGTCTTCGGATCGACGTCCGCAAAAACCGGGATCGCGCCCTGAAAGATGATTGGCGTCAACGCTCCCATATCGGTGATCGACGTCGTCACGATCTCGTCGCCCGGATTCGGATTGATTGCGGCCACGGCGACGTGGACCGCTGCCGAACCGGAGTTGCACGCATACGCGAACTTAGCTCCGATCTTTTCCGCAAATGCCGTTTCGAGCATCTTGCCGTACTTTCCTTTGGTCGTGATCAACACGCCCGACTGCAGGACTTCGGTGATCGCTGCGATTTCCTCCGCGCCGAAGGTGCGGCCCGAAATATCCTGATCCGAGGGTAATTTGATCATCTCTTTTTCTGCTACCGGTGTCATAGTTCAATAAAATATCCTTTTGATTAAAGATTGTTCTGAAGGGTTAAACGACTATTTCGTGCGAGATTTCACGGAACTGTCGGAAATTTCGTCAATCGCTGGAGTTTTGATCGCAGACGGTTTCGATTTGATACGAATCTTGGCGAGGCGCGTCAGCAGACGCAGATGCCCGGCAATCGTTCGAGCCGTCTTCATTTTCGAAAATCCGAAAAGGCGAACCTCAAGAACCGCCGGATACTCGACGATCTTCCCGCCGGCGAGATCCAGACGGCCAAGCATTTCGGCGACGCCGAGAAATCCGTTTTCCTCAACCGGCAGATCGACGACCGCGGACCGGCGATACACCCGGAAGCAACTGGTGTAAGTATCGAGCTTCGACCGCAGGGTTCGCCGATAAAGCCACGATGCGCCTTTCGACAGAAACAGACGCCATCCCGGAACGTTCCGCACGGCGCCGTCGCGATGATACGGCGAGGCCGTGACGAGATCCGTATCTTCGGTCAGCAGCGGAATCATCCGGACGAGTTCGTGCGGGTCGTAAGTGCAGTCGCAGTCCATCGAACAGACGATCTCCGTTTCGGCGGTTCTCAGTCCGGTGAGAATTCCCGCCGCGACTCCCTGGTTTTTTTCGTGGCGCACGACAGTTACGTTTTCCTTTCCGCCAAACAGCTCTTCGAGTTTCTTAAGGGTTCCGTCGGTGCTTGCGTCGTCAACGAACAGGAACTTCGGCGCGTAGCCGGCATCGTTGAGCTTCGCCCCGACGCTGCGCAACGTGTTGGCGAGATACGGAAGCGAAGACTCCTCGTTATAACACGGCACGACGACGGTCACCGGATTCTCGGCGCCCGGCTCCGGAGTCTGAATCCGGATGGTTTCAACCGTTTCCATTTCCAGGGCGGAAACAACTGTTTCAGATTCGAGGCCGAGGTAATCGGCCGCGGTCGTGAACGGATATTTCCGGAGATTCTCCTTGATTATCCATTCCATCTTGTCGAGTTTGCGGTAATGTCGAATACGGTTGTAGGTCGAAGCGGCCGAGATTCGCGGCTGTTCGGCGTCGAGCTCCCAGACGTGAAAGTACATAACGAACGGCTGATCGAAACCGGTGGTCCAATTGCGTACGGCGCGCCGCATCAGCGTGTAGGGTATCTGCCGAAAGTAGTTCCCGCCGGCGATAGGCAGCAATCCGAGGCCGACGTTCGCGGTCGAATACGGAAACTCCCAGACCGCCCGCCCGCCGGTATGAACCTGATGCGCGAAACGTTGAGCGTCGTTATCGCGCCGGGACGGAAGAAACGACGCATCGTAAACGAAGCCCTCTTCGGACAGCACGTCGAAGATCCACGAATCCTTCTGATAATTGAGCTTTTCGGCGCTCCTGTAGCCGATCACTTTTTGGCCGCCGGCGTTTTCGATCGTAAGGTTCGATTTGCGTAGGTCTTCACGAAACTCGTCGTTCGTCAGATTCTTCAATCCGCGATGATAGAATCCGCGGCTCGCTACCTCGTGCCCCCGCGAGGTGATCTCACGGATCAGTTTCGGATTGCGTTCCGCGATCCAGCCAAGCACGAAAAACGTCGCGCGCGTCTCCAACTCGTCCAGAAGATCCAGCGTTTTCAGCGTATTGCGCTCATATCGCGGATCGAAGTTCCCCCAGTTCCGGCGCTGGATCAGATTCTCGAACGCCCCGACGTGGAAATAATCCTCGACCAGTACGGTAAGCAGATTTTTCGGATGGGGCTGGGGCATATTAATGAAAACTGCTTTGCAGAACCTGATCGCCAAGCGAATCTGCACCGCGATGAAGGCTCGAAAGCCTCTCTTCGATGATCTTCACGATCCGTGGCGCGGCTTTGCCGTCTCCGAACGGATTCGCAACCTCGCTGACGGACTTGATCCACGTTTCGACAGAATAGTTTTCCTCGAGCATTCGGTTGAGGTTAGCCGGATTTCCGCCGATCAGCTTGGCAACGCCGGCCCGTATTGCTTCCGGCCGCTCCGTGTTCTCACGCAAAACGAGCAGCGGTTTACCGAGACTTGGCGCCTCTTCCTGAACGCCGCCCGAATCCGAAACAATTAACCAAACCGACTTCATTAAGGTCACGAAGTTAACATAATCGAGCGGTTCTAGCAGAAACACACGTTCCTTTCCGGCCAACGTTTCTTCGGTGACCTGCCTTACGTTCGGATTCGGATGCACCGGGAAAAACAGACAGACGTCTTGATGGCGATGAACGAAATCACGCAGAACGCGAAGGTTGTCGCCCATCACGTCGCCAAAACTCTCGCGCCGATGAGTCGTCAACAAGATCCGCTTCATCCCTTCAGTGGACTCGAGCAATCGCGCGATTTCCGGATTTGGCTTCGACATCTTCAGGATCGCGTTCAATGAGTCGACCACCGGATTGCCGGTGACGAAGATGCGTTCGCTGGCGACGTTCTCGGAAAGCAGGTTTCCGCGGTTCGCTTCGGTCGCCGCAAAATGAACGGCCGCGATCTGGGAGATAACGCGCCGGTTCATTTCCTCGGGAAAAGGACTATGAATACTCCCGCTGCGGAGTCCTGCCTCAACGTGGGCGACCGGAATGCGGCGATTGAATCCGGCCAGCGCGCCGGCCAGCGCCGTCGACGTATCTCCCTGAACAACAATAAGATCCGGACGTTCGGAAAGAAGAATCTTGTCCAGTTTCGCTAGCACACGGGAACAAACCTCGTTCGGCGACTGGTTCTTTCGCATCACTCCGAGGTTGAAATCGGTTTCGATGCAAAGCATCTTCAGAAACGGTTTTAAGAGCTCGCGATGCTGACTCGACGTGACGACGATGGTCTGGAAGAAGCGCTTTCGCAATTCGTGTATTATGGGCGCCAACTTGATCGCCTCAGGTCGGGTTCCAAAGAGTACGAGAACTTTCAGACCCAAGTCGACCGATGGATCTCGCCGTTTTCTCTTTTTGTATGCTCCGCTGTCTTGCATTCTTGAGTTCTTTTTGTCGAACGGAAATTCAACCACTGTCATATACGGCCAACGCAAGGAATGTTCCGCTTATCGCTTCTTTTTGTTTTTGCTTGGGATAATCAAAAAACGCCGTGTTCTCAGAAATAAATGGCTGATTATTTGTAGCGAGGCTTCGCGCCAGATGATTTTACGACAATCGGGCGACGCAAAACAAGAGAATTCTTACGCAAAAAAGGCAGTCCGAAGACCGCCTTCATTCGCAAAAAAACTCGATCGAAGCATTTATTCCGGCTGGCCTTTGCAACTCGAACCGTACAACGCCGGCTGCTTGGTGCTAATGATCGGATAGTTCTCCGCTTCGGCGTTCTTCTCAAGCCAGCCCATATATTCCTCCGGGATCGACATATCGGAGAAGATCGCTTCAACCGGACATTCCGGCAAGCAAGCGTCGCAGTCGATACAGGTGTCGGGATTGATCAACAATTTGTCCGGCAGTTCGTGGAACGCTTCGACCGGACAAACCGCAGCGCAGTCCGTATATTTGCAGTCAACACAAGGTTCGGTTACAACGTATGTCATCTCAGTGAAAAAGTCTCCTAAAGTATCTCCTCGAAACCAAAATAAAACCGTAATATCCTGAGCGTTACTTGTCAAATCGCGAGGCACAAGTGTTACAATGCCATCGTTATAAACACGCGTTTACAGGCTATTTTAAAGGACAACTTATATGACGAAACTTAAAGCGGAACGTGAATTGGCGCTCGATTTTCTTCGGGTCACTGAAGCCGCGGCGATCGAATCGGCGCGAACGATGGGGCAGGGCGACCGCAAGCACAGCGATCACGTCGCGGTCGAGGCGATGCGCAACGTGATGGACACGGTCCCGATGAGGGGCCGGATCGTGATCGGCGAGGGTGAAAGAGACGAAGCGCCGATGCTATACATCGGCGAAGAGCTCGGCGGAGGAATGTTCTCCGACGAGGCGCGCGCCGAATTTCCGGAAGTCGATATCGCGGTCGACCCGCTTGAGGGCACGAATCTTTGCGCGCTCGGCGGAAACAACGCGATCGCGGTACTGGCGGCGGCCGAACGCGGCGGATTGCTCAACGCGCCGGACATCTATATGGACAAGATCGTCGTCGGCCCGAGCTGCCGAGGATCGGTCGATATCGATGCTCCGGTCCTTGAGAATCTCAAGAACATTGCGCGTCGACTCGGACGCGACGTCGATGATCTGACGGTCATCTGTCTGGATCGCCCGCGTCACAGACAACTCGTGCAGGAAGTGCGTGCGTCGGGTGCGCGCATTCGGTTGATCTCGGACGGCGATCTTTCGGCCGGCATTTCGGCGGCGGTCGCGGGCACGAACATCCACGCGCTGATGGGCATTGGCGGCGCACCTGAAGGCGTCATCACGGCGGCGGCGATGAAATGTCTGAACGGCGAGATCCAGGCGAAATTGGTTTGGGACCCCGAACGCCTCGGTGTCGATAAATCGAAAGTCCCGCCGGCAGAAGAAGTTATGGAGCGTTTGAGGTCGATGGGGATTTCGGATCCGAACAAGATTTACGACACGAACGACCTCGCGCCGGGCAAGAAGATCATCTTTGCCGCGACCGGTGTCACCGACGGGGCCCTGCTCCGCGGCGTGCGGTTCTTCGGTGCCGGAAAGCGGACACACTCGGTCGTGATGACGACGGATTCACGCCATATCCGCTTCGTCGACACGGTCCACGTCGAAGGCGGTCCGGATGCGGTCATTCGATTTTAGATTTTGGATTTTGGATTCTTGGAATCCTTTGGAATCCTGGAATCCTGGAATCCTGGAATCCTGGAATCTTGGAATCCTGGAATCTGGAATCCTGGAATCCTTTGGAATCCCGGAATCCTTTGGAATCCTGGAATCCTTTGGAATCCCGGAATCCTTTGGAATCTTGGAATCTGGAATCCTGGGTCCTGGAATCTTGGATCCTGGAATCTGGAATCCTTTGGAATCTGGAATCCTTTGGAATCTGGAATCTGGAATCCTTTGGAATCTGGAATCCTGAATTGTGGAATCTTGGAATCCTGGAATGACGAATCAGTATATCGGAATTGAACTCGCCGAGTTCTTTCGCCGTCAGGCGCGAAGGGTTTGGATAGGCGCGCTTATCGTCGCGCTCACGTGGGTCGTTCTCATACTCCTGCCACCTGTTGCCGAAGCGGCCGGTTTCAACGGCGTCAGTGCTGGATTCTACAACGCGTTTTCGTTCATTTGCCATCAAATGCCGGACCGTTCGTTTCACGTTCTTGGCCACAAGTTCGGCGTTTGCTCGCGTTGTTTCGGCGTTTACTTTGGCCTGCTCGCCGGATTCGCCATCTATCCGATGCTGCGTCCGGTCGACATCATCGAACCGTTTCCGCGTTTCTGGCTTTTTGGCGCAATGGTGCCGATCGGCATCGACTGGACGCTGACGATCTTCGGCATCTGGGAGAACACTTTCACGACCCGGTTCGTCACCGGATCGATCCTCGGCATCGCGTGCGCGGTCTTCATCGTCCCTGCCCTGGTTGAGATATTTCGCCTGACCACGGGAGCGAAAATGCAAAAAAGGTCGTCCGAATGACGACCTTCTCATCTATGTTCTTTCTCTGTTACTAATCTACGATAAGCGTGTTTGCGGCTTGCCTCAAACCGGCGCGCCGACTGATAGTAAAAGCGATTATATTTACTTATGTATTCCATTGCAACCGCATCCGCAACATTTCTTTGGAACTAAACATCACCAAATGAAGTATTTAGGATAACGCCGCTGATCCGGGGCCGGATTTTTATTGACTAATCCACCCGCGTGGAGCAGAATTGAGGTTAACTCCGGCTGACAAGATTAAGATGCGATTAAGCGAAGAAACTGCAGTTCAGAAGGCGAGAGCCGACCTATCACATAGGCTCGGTGTCAGCGAGAGCGCGATTCAAACCGCGTCGGTGGTCAAGACCGACTTTCCCGATATGTCGCTCGGAGCGGGCGTCAGCGGTGAGATGTCGGCGCAGATGATCGCCACGGGCTGGTTGATCAAGCTATCCGTCGCCGGCAAAACTTATGAATATCGCGCCGACAAATCGCATCTTCGTTTGGTCGGTTTCGCGGGAAAGAATTTCGTTATTGATTAATGCCGGGCTTGTTGGATTTGGCTTTCACCCGAATGCCGTCCATACGGCCCGAAATTGTTTGGGGTAAAAACAATGAATCGAAATAACATCTGGATACATTTGTGCATCGCGGTGACCTTGATCACGATGGCGGCGGTTTGGGGACAGATCCGGCGTTGGCAGGCTTCATCGCCGGTCGATTCGGTGACACGGAGCGAAACCAAAAAGCAGTCGAAACCGATCGCCGTTAAACGTTCGAGCGATGAACGCGAACCCGAAGTTCTGGTGAAGTTTCGCTCCGGCGTACCCGTGGAAGCAGTGAAGAAACTGGCGGCGAAGAACAACGACCGCGTCGAAGATTCGATCGAATCCGTTTCCGGGTTGTTTTCGATCGATGACCTCGACAACGCCGACGCCGCAAAAGTTGCCGAACAATACTCCGCGATGACTGACCTCGTTGCCTACGCCGAGCCGAATCTGCGCATCCAGCTCGACCCTGCGGAATCTTCGAAGCCGGTCGCCGAAGCCGATCCGACCGAACCGACCGACGGTAAAACCC
Coding sequences:
- a CDS encoding DegT/DnrJ/EryC1/StrS family aminotransferase is translated as MIKLPSDQDISGRTFGAEEIAAITEVLQSGVLITTKGKYGKMLETAFAEKIGAKFAYACNSGSAAVHVAVAAINPNPGDEIVTTSITDMGALTPIIFQGAIPVFADVDPKTLNVTAETIERVLSDRTKAIIVTHLFGNPCEMDAIMELANSRGIPVIEDTAQSFLATVNGKNVGTIGTIGAFSFQQGKQMTTGEGGIVVTDDEALARRMYLFINKAWGYGDANPDHYFASLNYRMTELQAAVAYEQLKKLDHSVSQRQKMAALLDAKIADIDGIESYKPALNATMTYWKFCLRVDDSKIEDGSVGLAKALKVYDVASAPRYVVKPAYKCQVFRDQNTFGDSHFPFNLARPEAVDYNDDNFQGTIKGLHDVLVLPINERYDEHHIEFLATSIREAVESIRRVDAPKA
- a CDS encoding DUF3473 domain-containing protein, giving the protein MPQPHPKNLLTVLVEDYFHVGAFENLIQRRNWGNFDPRYERNTLKTLDLLDELETRATFFVLGWIAERNPKLIREITSRGHEVASRGFYHRGLKNLTNDEFREDLRKSNLTIENAGGQKVIGYRSAEKLNYQKDSWIFDVLSEEGFVYDASFLPSRRDNDAQRFAHQVHTGGRAVWEFPYSTANVGLGLLPIAGGNYFRQIPYTLMRRAVRNWTTGFDQPFVMYFHVWELDAEQPRISAASTYNRIRHYRKLDKMEWIIKENLRKYPFTTAADYLGLESETVVSALEMETVETIRIQTPEPGAENPVTVVVPCYNEESSLPYLANTLRSVGAKLNDAGYAPKFLFVDDASTDGTLKKLEELFGGKENVTVVRHEKNQGVAAGILTGLRTAETEIVCSMDCDCTYDPHELVRMIPLLTEDTDLVTASPYHRDGAVRNVPGWRLFLSKGASWLYRRTLRSKLDTYTSCFRVYRRSAVVDLPVEENGFLGVAEMLGRLDLAGGKIVEYPAVLEVRLFGFSKMKTARTIAGHLRLLTRLAKIRIKSKPSAIKTPAIDEISDSSVKSRTK
- the wecB gene encoding UDP-N-acetylglucosamine 2-epimerase (non-hydrolyzing) encodes the protein MQDSGAYKKRKRRDPSVDLGLKVLVLFGTRPEAIKLAPIIHELRKRFFQTIVVTSSQHRELLKPFLKMLCIETDFNLGVMRKNQSPNEVCSRVLAKLDKILLSERPDLIVVQGDTSTALAGALAGFNRRIPVAHVEAGLRSGSIHSPFPEEMNRRVISQIAAVHFAATEANRGNLLSENVASERIFVTGNPVVDSLNAILKMSKPNPEIARLLESTEGMKRILLTTHRRESFGDVMGDNLRVLRDFVHRHQDVCLFFPVHPNPNVRQVTEETLAGKERVFLLEPLDYVNFVTLMKSVWLIVSDSGGVQEEAPSLGKPLLVLRENTERPEAIRAGVAKLIGGNPANLNRMLEENYSVETWIKSVSEVANPFGDGKAAPRIVKIIEERLSSLHRGADSLGDQVLQSSFH
- a CDS encoding ferredoxin family protein, with product MTYVVTEPCVDCKYTDCAAVCPVEAFHELPDKLLINPDTCIDCDACLPECPVEAIFSDMSIPEEYMGWLEKNAEAENYPIISTKQPALYGSSCKGQPE
- the glpX gene encoding class II fructose-bisphosphatase; the protein is MTKLKAERELALDFLRVTEAAAIESARTMGQGDRKHSDHVAVEAMRNVMDTVPMRGRIVIGEGERDEAPMLYIGEELGGGMFSDEARAEFPEVDIAVDPLEGTNLCALGGNNAIAVLAAAERGGLLNAPDIYMDKIVVGPSCRGSVDIDAPVLENLKNIARRLGRDVDDLTVICLDRPRHRQLVQEVRASGARIRLISDGDLSAGISAAVAGTNIHALMGIGGAPEGVITAAAMKCLNGEIQAKLVWDPERLGVDKSKVPPAEEVMERLRSMGISDPNKIYDTNDLAPGKKIIFAATGVTDGALLRGVRFFGAGKRTHSVVMTTDSRHIRFVDTVHVEGGPDAVIRF
- a CDS encoding DUF2085 domain-containing protein; translation: MPDRSFHVLGHKFGVCSRCFGVYFGLLAGFAIYPMLRPVDIIEPFPRFWLFGAMVPIGIDWTLTIFGIWENTFTTRFVTGSILGIACAVFIVPALVEIFRLTTGAKMQKRSSE